TCTCAAGGAGAGATTTTAGGAATTAAAAAATTATACATAATTTAATTAAAAGGTAAGATTTTAAAGTAAGTTGTACTAAAAGTAATTTTGTTAAAGTAATTGTAGAAAATATAAATAAGTGTTTAAAGAGTTATATTCTATgtaaatttataatatttttcaatatttagataattattttattattattcataattattttctcactaattaaattttattgttctttcatataaataaatattttgaccTGTCATACTTTTAAACCTTTTTGCTTTACGAGTTGATCGAACCAAAGAAACAAAAGCTCATCTGAGTTCCAGTTGAAACTTGAAAGTTTAAACTCAAACTAAAATGACTGCCGCAGAAAACAGCCCCACCACTACCGGCGCCACCGGGACAACCACCGTAGACGGCGGCGGAAACGACGGCCTTGTTCTTTCAACCACCGAGACCATACATTCGTTTCTCGCCGGAGCGTCGTCTGACGTCGAACTCTCCGATGACCTTAGAGAACTCGCGTCCTCCCTATGCGATCATCCCACAGTACCATACAAGCGTCTGAGGTCGATTTGGATCGGTTCTAATCCATCAACACGACCCGATCTAATGGGCATGTTATCCGAATCCAATTTCGTGTTTTCCAGCCCAAAGCCTAGAGAGAAAAGCGAAGAACTCAAAGCTCGGTTGAGGAAACTGGAGGAAGCTTCGGAGAGAAAAGCGTATGATGAATTGGTGAAAGATATTACTCCTAAGAAAGTTGTCGATGAACCCTTTTCTTCTTACAAAGATCAAATGGGCTTTGGTAAGTTCTTTTTTTTAATGATCTATTGACCCATATGAAATCTGTTAGCATTCTATTTCTTAATCGAATGATATCCTTTTTCTAATGATAAGATATTTACAAAGTTTGGTGTGATTTTGAGTAcactataaataaataaataaagaatggATAGTTTAGGAATTTCATTTTTCTAGGAAAGTGAACATAATTTTGATTATTTGAAAGATAGAAATTGCGGCAGTTAAAGGGAAAGTTGGACTGTTGGCGTAGTTTTAGTTGGGGATATAAATATTTTTGTCACCTATTTCCTGTTGCTGATGTTTGTA
The DNA window shown above is from Nicotiana tomentosiformis chromosome 8, ASM39032v3, whole genome shotgun sequence and carries:
- the LOC104104567 gene encoding uncharacterized protein isoform X2 gives rise to the protein MTAAENSPTTTGATGTTTVDGGGNDGLVLSTTETIHSFLAGASSDVELSDDLRELASSLCDHPTVPYKRLRSIWIGSNPSTRPDLMGMLSESNFVFSSPKPREKSEELKARLRKLEEASERKAYDELVKDITPKKVVDEPFSSYKDQMGFGGFPVLNMLRLQPPQKAYYFQRCFCSPYVPPWPGVMPFFTNSQKHIVRANSK
- the LOC104104567 gene encoding uncharacterized protein isoform X1, whose amino-acid sequence is MTAAENSPTTTGATGTTTVDGGGNDGLVLSTTETIHSFLAGASSDVELSDDLRELASSLCDHPTVPYKRLRSIWIGSNPSTRPDLMGMLSESNFVFSSPKPREKSEELKARLRKLEEASERKAYDELVKDITPKKVVDEPFSSYKDQMGFGLHVALMMFTGYLVGYYAFRALCSHSPAMSAAGGILGLVGGMLVETLLFIIRTSSQDRKPTRKSTSFTSKQKKNQ